A portion of the Melanotaenia boesemani isolate fMelBoe1 chromosome 2, fMelBoe1.pri, whole genome shotgun sequence genome contains these proteins:
- the LOC121647616 gene encoding telethonin: protein MPISSVLEKSNGVVVGAELTCSVREENKAQRESYSADWHSVSFKTQPQERQTMNMNDNSRRETLSRQWQVRSLIQTCPSGVFRVGTVERGVREHQLLPKRNTLPLPIFMPAELGVRLGRGAPHTEDDLQPFPTPDGVCHNKRTVDEITRDLPPVKPSLMEFAKEPKALGRSMSLEVQRG, encoded by the exons ATGCCAATCAGTAGTGTGCTGGAGAAGAGCAATGGTGTGGTGGTCGGTGCTGAGCTGACCTGCAGTGTGCGGGAGGAGAACAAGGCTCAGAGAGAGAGCTACAGCGCTGACTGGCACAGTGTTAGCTTCAAGACTCAACCTCAGGAAAG ACAGACCATGAACATGAACGACAACTCCCGCAGAGAGACTCTGTCCAGGCAGTGGCAGGTCCGCTCTCTGATACAGACCTGCCCCTCTGGTGTCTTCAGGGTCGGCACAGTAGAAAGAGGGGTTAGGGAGCACCAGCTGCTACCAAAGAGAAATACCCTCCCGCTGCCCATCTTTATGCCTGCAGAGCTGGGAGTTAGACTTGGACGTGGAGCCCCACACACAGAGGATGACCTGCAGCCCTTCCCCACACCAGACGGAGTCTGTCACAACAAGAGAACCGTGGACGAGATCACCAGAGACCTTCCTCCTGTCAAGCCAAGTCTCATGGAGTTTGCAAAAGAACCCAAAGCCCTGGGTCGATCTATGTCCCTGGAGGTTCAGAGAGGCTGA
- the rprml gene encoding reprimo-like protein, with translation MNVSIFNVTQGALFNGSQTLAGALDIFSSNSTDATVTGDGGGSLVLLQDERKLLVMRVVQIAVLCVLSLTVMFGIFFLGCNLMIKSESMINFLVKERRPSKDVETVMIGLS, from the coding sequence atgaatgtttCCATCTTCAACGTGACCCAGGGCGCGCTGTTTAACGGCAGTCAGACCCTTGCCGGGGCTCTGGATATATTCTCAAGTAACAGCACGGACGCCACGGTGACCGGCGACGGCGGAGGGTCCCTGGTGCTGCTGCAAGACGAACGCAAACTCTTAGTCATGCGTGTGGTGCAAATCGCGGTGCTGTGTGTCTTGTCACTCACTGTCATGTTCGGTATATTTTTTCTCGGGTGTAACCTTATGATCAAATCAGAAAGCATGATTAACTTCCTGGTGAAAGAACGGAGACCCTCCAAAGATGTGGAAACTGTCATGATTGGGCTTAGCTAG